The Gordonia mangrovi genome includes the window TATCGAGGTGCCCAACACCGACCGAGAGATGGTGCGACTGGCCGATGTGCTCAAGGCGCCGAAGACCCGTAAGGACACCCATCCGTTGGTGATCGGCCTCGGCAAGGACATCGAGGGTGAGTTCGTCAGCGCGAATCTGGCGAAGATGCCCCACCTGCTGGTCGCCGGTTCCACCGGTTCGGGTAAGTCGAGCTTCGTCAACTCGATGCTGGTGTCGCTGCTGACCCGCGCCACCCCAGAAGACGTGCGGATGATCCTGATCGATCCCAAGATGGTGGAACTGACACCCTACGAGGGGATTCCGCATCTGATCACGCCGATCATCACGCAGCCGAAGAAGGCAGCCGCTGCGCTGGCGTGGCTGGTGGAGGAGATGGAGCAGCGCTATCAGGACATGAAGGCGTCCCGTGTGCGCCACATCGACGACTTCAACGCCAAGGTGCGGTCCGGCGAGATCACCACCCCGCTGGGCAGCGAACGCGTCTACAAGCCGTATCCCTACATCATGGCCATCGTCGACGAACTCGCCGACCTGATGATGACCGCCCCGCGCGACGTCGAGGACGCGATCGTCCGGATCACGCAGAAGGCGCGCGCCGCAGGCATCCATCTGGTGCTGGCCACCCAGCGCCCGTCGGTCGACGTCGTCACCGGGCTGATCAAGACCAACGTGCCATCGCGGCTGGCCTTCGCGACCTCGTCGCTCACCGACTCGCGCGTCATCCTCGACCAGCCGGGTGCGGAGAAACTCATCGGCATGGGCGACGGGCTGTTCTTGCCCATGGGTGCCAACAAGCCGATCCGTATGCAGGGCGCGTTCATCACCGACGAAGAAATCCAGGCGGTCGTCGACTACACCCGCGAGCAGAGCGAACCCGACTACACCGAGGGCGTGACCACGGCGAAGGCCGGCGACAAGAAGGAGATCGACGGCGACATCGGCAACGACCTCGACGACCTCCTGCAGGCCATCGAGTTGGTGGTGTCGAGCCAGTTCGGCTCCACCTCGATGCTGCAACGCAAACTGCGCGTGGGATTCGCCAAGGCGGGACGGTTGATGGACCTGATGGAGACCCGCGGCGTCGTCGGACCCAGCGAGGGCTCCAAGGCGCGCGAGGTGCTGGTCAAGCCGGAGGACCTCGCCGGGGTGATCACCTCGATCACCGGCGGTGCGGAGGCGGGTGACGAGGGCTGAGCGTCCGGTCGAGGAACCCTCACCCGAGCCCGTGCTCGGCAAGCCACGTGGCGGCCCGTCGTGCCGATGCACGGCTCAGCCAGGCGTCCTGGATGACCTCGACGAGTTCGTCGCGGGTGAGTTCGGCCACCCGTGAGATACGTAGCAGCACCGACAGGTGTCCGTCGAAGTGACCGGTGGTGAAGAACGGTGACCGCTCGTCCTGCACCAGGGCGAGCTTGTCGGCCTCCGAAGGAACCCAGATGACCACCACGTCGTCGTAGCGTTGCCCGGTGTCGGGATCGACAGCGTCCGGACGTGGCGTGCGGAAGAACACGAACGACTTGCCGCCGACCTGGTAGACCGGTCGGTCCGGATGTGTGCCGACGTCGGACACGTGCGGCATCCCACGGGCCGTCGAATGGATGTCCTCCACTGTCGCCGCGCGGTTCGGGAGCGGCATGGGTGCAACCGTACGCTCCGGTGTACTAGGCTGGGCGACGATCGAAGAGGGGAGTATCCCCGACCTCGCGACGTTTCCGTCAATACGGCCGAGTCCGGTGCACGATGCCGATCATCGTCATCCGGCCCGTCCCGGATTCGTCGGTCGGTGCCGGAGATGACCGTCGACAGGGCGGTGACCGGTAGCGGCGGGAGAGACCTCTGGCATCGCAACCGTAGTGCTGCGCGCTGGAGGAGATCGCTCGCATGGATGTTTCGTCAACCGTCTGGATCGTCACCTGTGTGGTGATCGCCGGGCTGTTCGTCTTCGACTTCTTCGCCCACGTCCGGGTACCCCACGCACCGTCGTTGAAGGAATCCGGTTCCTGGTCGGCGGTCTACATCGGCATCGCCATCCTGTTCGGCTTCTTCGTGTGGTGGCAATGGGGTGCCACCTACGGGGGTGAGTACTTCGCCGGCTATGTCACCGAGAAGGCACTGTCGGTCGACAACCTGTTCGTGTTCGTGATCATCATGTCGAAGTTCGCGGTGCCCAAGGAGTATCAGCAGAAGGTGCTGCTGCTCGGCATCGTGATGGCTCTGGTCCTGCGCGGTCTGTTCATCGCGGTGGGTGCCGCTGCGATCAACGCCTACGCATGGGTCTTCTATCTGTTCGGCGCGTTCCTGATCTACACCGCGATCAAGCTGGTCCGGGAGAGCGACGACCCGGTCGACCACGAGGAGCAGCGGGAAACGCGCCTGGAGCGCTTCGTCAAGCGCCGGCTGCGCACCACCGACGACTACGACCGCGACAAGTTGTTCACGCGCGTCAACGGCAAGCGGATGGCCACCCCGATGCTGATGGTGCTCATCGTCATCGGGTTCACCGACATCCTGTTCGCCCTGGATTCCATTCCCGCGATCTACGGCCTGACCCAGGAGCCCTACCTGGTGTTCACCGCGAACGCCTTCGCGCTCATGGGTCTTCGCCAGCTCTACTTCCTGCTCGGCGGGCTTCTCGACCGGCTGGTCTACCTGTCCTACGGGCTGTCGTTCATCCTGGCGTTCATCGGCGTGAAGCTGGTGCTGCACGCCCTGCACGAGAACACGCTGCCCTTCATCAACGGTGGTGAGCACGTCTCGGTGCCCGAGGTCTCCACTCCGGTATCGCTCGGCGTCATCGTGCTGACGTTGGTCATCACCACCGTCGCGAGCCTGATGAGTTCGAAGAACCGGACCCAGTCGGAATCCTCGGGGACCTGAGCGGACGGCTCACGCGCCGAACGGCCCGTACACCTGGGTCCACTCGACCACTCGCACGCCGTCCACCGCCTGATGGGCGTTGAACGGGTCGTTGGCCAGGAACGCCTCGGCGGCATCGAGTGAGTCGGCGCGGATGAGGATCAGTGCGCCGGTGCTGTCTGGATAAGGGCCACTGGTGAGCACGTTTCCGGCGCGGAACTCCTCGCCGAGCCACTCACGGTGCCGTGAACGGTATTCGTCGCGCACGGCGGCCTTGGCCGGTGTGTAGGTGTAGTGCACGGCGAAGATGGTCATCGTCGACTCCTGTCGGGATCAGTTCGGTCGGGTCAGTTCGGTCGGGTCAGTTGGGTCGGGTCAGTACAAGGTGGCGAGCATGCGTGTGTTGCCGAGCGTGTTGGGTTTCACGTAGCTCAGATCGAGGAACTCGGCGACGCCGGTGTCGTAAGAGCGGCACATCTCCTCGAACACCTCGCGGGTGACCGGCGTCCCCTCGATCTCGGCGAATCCGTGACGGGCGAAGAACGACGTCTCGAAGGTGAGCACGAACACCCGCGACAATTGCAGTTCGCGCGCGGCATCCATCAACCGGCCGACCAGTCGGTGGCCGATGCCCTGGCCGCCGTATCCGCTGTCGACGGCCACGGTGCGCACCTCGCCGAGGTCGGCCCACAGCACATGCAATGCGCCGCAGCCGACCACCACGCCGTCGATGTCGGCGACCCAGAACTCCTGGACCGATTCGTAGAGGGTGACCAGATTCTTCTCGAGCAGGATCCGGCCGGCGTACTGATCGATGAGTTCCTTGATCCGTGGGACGTCGGAGGTGCGTGCCCGCCGGATCACCGGCGTCCGGTCGCCACCGTCTCGGCCCGATTCCGGGCCGCCCGCACTCATTTCCGGCAATGTGGGGTCCGCGGGCGACGACGCCGGCTCGGGGGCGACAGGAGGCATGGCATCACAGAGTAGTCGCGAACGTGACCCGGGCGCACGGACCCGCGACGTGGGCCAGATAGGCTGTGACCGTGCGGGAGCAGTATCGCCGGGTCAGCGTGCGGCCACAACAGTCGCATGCACGACGGATCCGGGCATCATGACCGACCGCGTGCGTCGTGCGGTGGAGGAGAGCGGCGGTCTCGCGAACGCGGGCCGGGGTCCCGATCACATCACCGACCCGGTCGACCCGGTTCCCGTCGTCAACATCGCCAACGCGCTCACCGTGGTCCGGATCATTCTCGTCCCGGTCTTCATCGTCGCGCTGTTCATGGCCGGCGGCCACGACACCGGGTGGCGGATCGCCGCCGCGGTGATCTTCGGCATCGCGGCGATCACCGACCGCTACGACGGCCGGTTGGCCCGCGAGCGCGGTCTGGTCACCGACTTCGGGAAGCTGGCCGACCCGATCGCGGACAAGGCGCTCATCGGTTCGGCGTTGGTCGGGCTGTCGATTCTGGGGGATCTGTCGTGGTGGGTCACCGCGGTGATCTTGACACGTGAACTCGGGGTCACCGCCCTGCGCTTCTGGGTGCTGCGCCATGGGGTCATCCCGGCCAGCCGCGGCGGAAAGCTCAAGACGCTGCTGCAGGCCGTGGCCATCGGCCTGTACCTGTTGCCGCTGGCCGGTGTATGGCACGTGGTGGCCGCGGTCATCATGGGTGTCGCCGTGGTCGTCACCGTGCTCACCGGCGGTGACTACGTATGGCAGGCGCTGGTGCTGCGCCGGCGCTCGCTGCGGCAGACCGGACCGGGCCGCGTCACCGCTGGTGATTGACATGCCCGGCGTGTTCGCCCGTGGCGCAATCGGTGGTCGCCGCGCCGGGCGGCATCGGTCCCGATCTTCGACTACTGTCGTGGCACGGACGGCGGAGAGGTCGGGAACTCGCCCAGGGGTTCGAGCGTTGACATCGAGGATGCCCGGGTGTCGTGGCCGATCCGGCGTCATGATTCTCGTGGGTCACGATTTCCCTGGGTCACGATGTCAAGGCCGACGCCACGGACGGCAAGCAGTGAGGAGGACCTCGATGGCAGTGCTACTGCGTGAGGCGCTGGGAGACAGCCTGCGCCGGGTGCGAACCGCGCAGGGCCGTACCCTGCGTGAGGTGTCCACCGATGCCCGGGTCAGCCTCGGGTACCTCTCGGAGGTCGAGCGGGGTCAGAAGGAGGCGTCGAGCGAACTGCTGGCCGCCATCTGTGACGCGCTCGATGTCGAGATCGCCGAACTCCTGCTCGACGTGGGCCATGCGATGCTGCCCGCCGATCACGAACTCGTCGGCGCCGCCGACTCGGTGACGGCAGGCGAAGTGGGTGTGCTCGACGCGAAGGTCGTCATCCACGGCCCCGCCGGGCGTGCCGAAACCGCACTCGCCGCGGCCTGAGGTCAGCTGTCGAACCGACCCGACCCGTCGCCTCGCGTCGGTCACAACGGCTAGATTGGTAACACACCGCACCGAATACCGGACTATGGAGTTGACGCAAGTATGGCGAACCCGTTCGTGAAGTTGTGGCGCTATCTGATGGCACTCGGCAACGCGAAGATCGACGAGAACGCGGATCCGAAGGTCCAGATCCAGCAGGCGATCGAGGATGCTCAACGGCAGCATCAGGCGCTGTCGCAGCAGGCGGCCTCGGTGATCGGCAACCAGCGTCAGCTGGAGATGAAGCTCAACCGGCAACTCGAGGAGATCGAGAAGCTGCAGGCCAACACACGGCAGGCGCTGACGCTGGCCGACCAGGCCACCACTGCCGGTGACACGCAGAAGGCGCAGGAGTACACCAACGCCGCCGAGGCGTTCGCGGCGCAGCTCGTCACCGCGGAGCAGAGCGTCGAGGACCTCAAAGTGCTCCACGACCAGTCGCTGCAGGCTGCCGAGCAGGCCAAGAAGGCCGTCGAGCGGAACGCGATGGTGCTGCAGCAGAAGCTGGCCGAGCGCTCCAAGCTGCTCAGCCAACTCGAGCAGGCGAAGATGCAGGAGCAGGTCAGCGCGTCGCTCAACCAGATGAGTGAACTGTCTGTGCCGGGCAACACGCCGAACCTCGATCAGGTCCGTGACAAGATCGAACGTCGCTACGCCAACGCGCTCGGGCAGGCCGACCTCGCGCGCAACTCGGTTCAGGGACGCATGCACGAGGTCGAGCAGGCCGGCGTCCAGATGGCGGGCCACGCCCGTCTCGAGCAGATCCGCGCCAGCATGTCCGGCGGTGCGCTGCCGTCCTCGGGTTCGGCCGAGGCCGCTGCGCCGGCACAGCCGACCACCCAGCCCGCCACCGAACAGCCTCCCCAGACAGGCAACTGAGCAGACAGGCAACTGAGCAGACAGGCAACTGAGCATCACGAGACCGACGGCCTCCCACCGATGTGGGAGGCCGTCGTCGCGTCGTATCGCCATCGTCGCGGGACCTGATGCAGGACACGCCTTTCCCGCGTTCGCGCTCGCCGAACGGCTGACTTCCGCGGGTATCGAGACCGTCGTGTACACCGGCGAGCAGTGGCGTGCCACCGCCGGTACCCGGGGCGTATGTGTGGCAGCACTGCCGGGACTGGCCGCAATCACCGGTGACGACGACGCCGATGCCGGCGCCAAACTGAGCCGGCGCGCCGCGCGGATTGCGGTGGGGCTGGCGCCGATCCTCGCCACCACGCGTGTCGACCTGGTCATCTCGGATGTCATCACCGTCGGTGGGGCGTGGGCTGCCGAGCTGGCGGGCATCCCGTGGATCGAACTGTCGCCGCACCCGCTGTACCTGCCGTCGGCCGGCCGGCCGCCGATCGGCGCGGGGCTCGAACCGGGTGTGGGCCGGGCGGGTCGGCTGCGCGACGCCGCCCTGCGTACGGCGACCCGACGTTCGCTGCGAGCGGGCGAGCGACAGCGGGCCCGGGCGCGATCCACGATCGGGTTGTTCGGGCTCGGGGAGCCCGTCGCGCGACTGGTCGCCACGTTGCCCGGGCTCGAGGTGTGGCGACCGGACTGGCCCGCGGACACCCATCTGATCGGGCCGTTGTTGTGGGAACCCACCGACGCGGTCTTCGACCATCCCGCGGGCGATGGGCCGCTGGTGCTCATCGCGCCGTCCACCGCCGTCACCGGGGCGGCGGACATGGTGTCGACGACGCTGGCGGCGGTGACCGGCGAGCTCGCCGACTTGTCTGTGCGCGTGGTGGTCTCGGCGCTGCAGAGCCCGGACGGGATCGAATCGTCGGCTCGGGTGGTGGTGGGTACCGGCCGGCAGGACGAGGTGCTCACCCACGCCGCCCTGGTGATCTGCGGTGGCGGGCACGGGATGCTGGCCAAGTCGTTGATGGCCTCGGTGCCGGTGGTGACCGTACCCGGCGGTGGGGACCAGTGGGAACTGGCCAATCGGGTGCAGCGCCAGGGGAGCGGCGTGCTGGTGCGTCCGTTGACCGTCGACGCGGTGGCGGCCGCGGTCCGGGAGGTGCTGACCGATCCGGGATTCGCCGCAGCGGCTTCCCAGGTGTCGGTCTCGGCGCGCGAGGTCACCGATCCGGTCCGGATCGTGCAGTGGTTGCTCGATCGGTCGGGTCACCACCTCGCGTAGGCTGTCGGCGATGCGTCTCACCGAGTTCACCGAGCTGATGACCGAGCAATTCGGTACCCAATCGGCCGATTCGATCCTGGTCGACCACGTCCTGATCGACTTCGGGGGACGGACCGGGGCGCAGGCGATCGACGACGGAATCGACCCGCGCGACGTGTGGGTGGCCATCTGCCGGGATTTCGACGTCCCGCGCCACCGCTGGTGATCCTGGGCGTGTCACGCTTGCCATCGAACACATGTTCGTTCATTCTGAAATCACAAGGAACCGCGCTCGCCTCCGGTGCGTCATAACCACGGGACACGAGCAACCCGCGAGCAGAGGAACAGTCGCCGAGCCTGTTCGGCAAACCTGTCAGACCCCGTGGCTAGCGTGCACATCACGTCGGCAACACCGCAGACCACCACCCACGGCCGGTCACCGGCCCGAGTTCGGAGGAGAATCTCATGGCACCAGCACCGCAGGATCGGGAGAAGGCGCTCGATCTGGCTCTCGCGCAGATCGACAAGAACTTCGGCAAGGGTTCGGTCATGCGACTCGGCGAGGAGACCCGTCAGCCGATCGAGGTGATCCCCACCGGCTCCATCTCGCTCGATGTGGCGCTCGGTATCGGTGGTCTGCCGCGTGGCCGGATCATCGAGGTCTACGGACCGGAGTCGTCGGGTAAGACGACCGTGGCACTGCATGCGGTCGCCAACGCCCAAGCGCAGGGCGGGATCGCGGCATTCATCGACGCCGAGCACGCGCTCGATCCCGACTACGCCGCCAAGCTCGGGGTGGACACCGACGCGCTGCTGGTGTCGCAGCCCGATACCGGTGAGCAGGCACTCGAGATCGCCGACATGCTGATCCGCTCCGGCGCGCTGGACATCCTGGTCATCGACTCCGTGGCGGCGCTGGTGCCGCGTGCGGAGATCGAGGGCGAGATGGGTGACAGTCACGTGGGTCTGCAGGCACGGCTGATGAGCCAGGCCCTTCGCAAGATGACCTCTGCGCTGAGCAACTCGAAGACCACGGCCATCTTCATCAATCAGCTGCGCGAGAAGATCGGTGTGATGTTCGGTTCGCCGGAGACCACCACCGGCGGTAAGGCGTTGAAGTTCTACTCCTCGGTCCGTCTCGACGTACGACGGATCGAGACGCTCAAGGACGGCACCGATGCGGTGGGTAACCGTACGCGGGTGAAGATCGTCAAGAACAAGGTCGCCCCACCGTTCAAGCAGGCCGAGTTCGACATCCTCTACGGCCACGGCATCAGCAAGGAGGGTTCGCTGATCGACATGGGTGTGGCCGAGGGCTTCATCCGGAAGTCCGGGTCGTGGTTCACCTATGAGGGTGATCAGCTCGGTCAGGGCAAGGAGAATGCGCGCAAGTTCTTGATCGAGAACGACGACATCCGCGACGAGATCGAGAAGAAGATCAAGGAGAAGCTGGGGATCGGCGCGGTGGTCGACGCCGACGACGTCGCCCCGGCGCCGGTGGAGTTCTGATACCCCCGACGTTCTGATATCACCGATGACTACCACCTCAGACCCCGAGGAACGAACCGGACCCAGCGCCTGGGATGCGGCACTCCGTCTCCTCGGGGTCCGAGCTCGTTCCCGACAGGAGATGATCGAGCGCCTCGCGCGCAAGGGTTTCGACCCCGACACCGTCGATGAGGTGATGGCGCGCCTCGACAAACATCACCTCATCGACGACGAGGACTTCGCCGCCGAGTGGGTTCGCTCACGGCACGCGCATTCCGCCCGCGGGCGGGTCGCGTTGCGACAGGAGTTGCGGGCCAAGGGCATCGACCCCGGCATTGTCGAGTCCACACTCGCCGACCTCGATCCCGAGGACGAGCGTGCAGTGGCCGCCGAACTGGTCGACAAGAAACTCACGCCGGGTCAGGTCGATCGGCTGCGCGCCGACCCGGGTACGCGCGACGCCGTGTTCCGCCGGCTGGCCGGCATGCTGATGCGACGTGGGTACCCCCAGTCACTGGCCATCGAGGTGGTCACCGAATCGCTGGACGCGGCGACCACCCTCGACTGATGGATTGATCAGATCCCCGCCGGGTCGGCTGGGCTACTTCTTGCCGAACGACGGCATGTTCTCGGCGGCGGCCTGGTCGGCTTCGTCGTGGTCGGCGACCTTGGTCTTGCGACGCCCACTTCGCAGTCGGGCCTCGAGATAGGTCGCGAACGACGACAGTCCGAAGTTGATCAGGATCATCACGATGGCCACCACGACGAGCGCCGGCAGGTAGTTGCCGTAGTACGACGCGGACTGGATGCCGGAACGGACCACCTCGACGTAGCCGATGGCATACCCGAGCGCGCTGTCCTTGAGTGCGATCACCATCTGCGAGATCAGGGCGGGCAGCATCGCCGTGACCGCCTGGGGCAGCAGGATCACGCGCATCATCTGGCTCTTGCTCAAGCCCAACGCCTGCGAGGCCTCGGTCTGGCCCTTGGGCAACGAGTTGATACCCGAGCGGATGATCTCGGCGATGACCGAGCCGTTGTAGAGCGTCAGACCGGTGACCACGGCTGCGAAGGCCAACTGCGACGACGGGAAGATCGCGTAGTCGGCGAACAGATAGTAGGCGAAGATCATCAGGATCAGCACCGGGATGGCGCGGAACACCTCGACGATCAGGCCGGAGATCGCGCGTACCCAGGCGTGGTCGGAGAGCCGGCCGATACCCAGAACCGCACCGAACACCAGCGCGAGAACGATCGAGACCGCGGCCGCCTTCAACGTGCCCCACAACCCGGGCAAGATGTAGGTCGTCCACGTCGTCGATGTGATGAACGGGTCCCATTTCTCGGCCGTGAGCTGATCGTTGCCGGCGAGAACCCAGAGCACGTAGGCCGCGATCGCGACCAGGATCGCGATGAACACCACCGCGATGATGGCGTTGCGGCGCCGGGCCTTCGGGCCCGGAGCGTCGTAGAGGACGGTGGCGTTGGCGCTCATCGCTTCACCGCCAGTCGCTTGGCGAGGTAACCGAACACGAATCCCTCCGTCAGCGTGATGATCATGAATCCGATCGCGATGATCGCGAACACCGCGATGATCTGGTCGGAGAACGTCTCGATCTCCTCCTTCATCAGCAGCGACGCCTCGGCGACACCGATCACCGAGGCCACCGTGGTGTTCTTGGTGAGCGCGATGAGGACGCTGCCCATCGGCCCGATGACCGACCGAATCGCCTGGGGCAACACGACGATCCCGAACACCTGGGGAAACGTGAGGCCCAGCGAACGTGCTGCCTCGGCCTGCCCGAGCGGCACCGTGTTGAAGCCCGATCGCAGGGTCTCGCATACGAATGTCGCCGTGTAGAGGATGAAGGCCAGCACGGCGAGCCAGAAGTTGTTGTTCTCGATGAAGTTCTCGTTGTCGGGCGCGAGCGCGAGACCGAGGTTCTGATAGAGCCCGATCGAACAGAACAGCACGATCAAGGTCAGCGGGGTGTTGCGCACGATGTTGACATACACATCGGCGAAGCCGCGCATCACCGGGACCGGCGACACCCGCATCGCAGCCAGCACGGTGCCCCAGATGAGCGCGCCGATGGCAGAGAAGAAGGTGAGTTTCAGGGTCACCCAGAAGGCCGGCCACAACTGTGGCCCCATATCCGCCCAGAGTTCACTCATGTCGGTGCGCCACCTCCCTCGTCAGCTCAGGCCCGGCGGGCACGGTGTCGGCTCCGACTCCAGGAAATCGAGGTTCCCCGGGTCCGGAGTGAACATGTACTGCGAATCCGGTGCCTCGGCGCGGTCGATCATGCGGTCGACCTGTTCATCGCCGATGGCGTCACGCAGCGCCTCATCCCACGGCGACTGCCCGTCGGGTCCCGGCTGCATCATCGCGTCGAGCGCCTCGTTGATCGCGGTCACGACCTCCGGGTCGTCCTTGGCCACGCCGATCCCGTAGTACTCGGTGGAGAACGGGGTGCCCGCGGTCTTGAGTGCGTCCTTGACGCACGCGTCCTTCGGATAATTCATGTCGACGAGCTTGAACTCGTCGGGGAAGAAGTTCGCGTAGCCGGCGAGGATGACCTCGTCGGTGGTCAGCGCGTCGACCTTGCCGCGCCGCAACGCCTCGACACAGCTCGAATAGGAGTCGTACTCCTGGAGCTGAACCGACGGCAACTGTGCTTTCACGTTCTGCGCCGACGTGGAGCCGGTGACCGAGCAGAGCTTCTTGCCGTTGTTGAGGTCGGTCAGCGTGGTGATCGAATCGTCGTCGTCGCGGACCAGCAGGCCTTGGTAGTTGATCAGATACGGGCCGGCGAAATCGACCTCGTTGGCGCGCGAGGAGGTGATCGAATAGGTGGCCGCGATCATGTCGACCTCACCGTTCTTGATCAGGGTCTCGCGTTGCGCCGACGGAGTCTCCCGCCACCGGATCTCCGGGTGCTCGACGCCGAGCGAATCGGCGATGTGATTGACCACATAGGTCGAGACGGCCGGGTCGAACCCGGTCACGATCTTGTCGGGGTTGCGGATGCCCAGGCCCGGCTGATCGTATTTCGTGCCCAGCACCACGGTGCCGTCGCGGATCGAGTCGACGAGGTTGCGGGGCTCGGAACTGCCGCATGCCGCCATCGTCGCGACGACGAGGGCCGCGGCCACCGCCAACAGGCCGAGAGTGGACATGCGCGGTGGGCGTTTGGGCGACTTCACTGGTGCGCTGCCCATCTCAGTGGCCGAGGATCTTCCCGAGGAAATCCCGTGCGCGTTCGGATTCCGGTTGGGAGAAGAAGCTTTCTGGATCTGAGTCCTCCACGATCGCGCCGTCGGCCATGAAGATGACGCGATCGGCTGCTTTGCGGGCGAAGCCCATCTCGTGGGTCACCACGAGCATGGTCATCCCCTCCTTGGCGAGTGACACCATGACGTCGAGGACCTCGTTGACCATCTCGGGGTCCAGCGCCGAGGTCGGTTCGTCGAACAGCATGATCTTCGGGTCCATGGCCAGCGATCGGGCGATCGCCACACGCTGTTGCTGGCCACCGGAGAGTTGGGCGGGATACTTGTCCTTCTGGCTCGCGATGCCGACCCGGTCGAGCAGTTCCAGGGCACGGGCGTTCGCGTCGGCCTTGCTCTTCTTGCGCACCTTCATCGGGGCGAGCGTCACGTTCTCCAGGATGGTCTTGTGCGCGAAGAGGTTGAACGACTGGAAGACCATCCCGACGTCGGCGCGCAGACGCGCGAGATCGCGACCCTCGTCGGGCAGTGCGCGCCCCTCGACCTCGATCACGCCGCTGTCGACCGGTTCGAGGCGGTTGATGGTGCGGCACAGCGTCGATTTGCCCGAGCCCGACGGTCCCAGGACCACCACGACCTGTCCGGCAGGAACCTCGAGGTCGATGTCGCGCAGCACGTGCAGGTCCCCGAAGTGCTTCTGCACGTTCTTCATCACGATCATCGG containing:
- a CDS encoding amino acid ABC transporter permease; the encoded protein is MSANATVLYDAPGPKARRRNAIIAVVFIAILVAIAAYVLWVLAGNDQLTAEKWDPFITSTTWTTYILPGLWGTLKAAAVSIVLALVFGAVLGIGRLSDHAWVRAISGLIVEVFRAIPVLILMIFAYYLFADYAIFPSSQLAFAAVVTGLTLYNGSVIAEIIRSGINSLPKGQTEASQALGLSKSQMMRVILLPQAVTAMLPALISQMVIALKDSALGYAIGYVEVVRSGIQSASYYGNYLPALVVVAIVMILINFGLSSFATYLEARLRSGRRKTKVADHDEADQAAAENMPSFGKK
- a CDS encoding amino acid ABC transporter permease → MSELWADMGPQLWPAFWVTLKLTFFSAIGALIWGTVLAAMRVSPVPVMRGFADVYVNIVRNTPLTLIVLFCSIGLYQNLGLALAPDNENFIENNNFWLAVLAFILYTATFVCETLRSGFNTVPLGQAEAARSLGLTFPQVFGIVVLPQAIRSVIGPMGSVLIALTKNTTVASVIGVAEASLLMKEEIETFSDQIIAVFAIIAIGFMIITLTEGFVFGYLAKRLAVKR
- a CDS encoding glutamate ABC transporter substrate-binding protein, with the protein product MSTLGLLAVAAALVVATMAACGSSEPRNLVDSIRDGTVVLGTKYDQPGLGIRNPDKIVTGFDPAVSTYVVNHIADSLGVEHPEIRWRETPSAQRETLIKNGEVDMIAATYSITSSRANEVDFAGPYLINYQGLLVRDDDDSITTLTDLNNGKKLCSVTGSTSAQNVKAQLPSVQLQEYDSYSSCVEALRRGKVDALTTDEVILAGYANFFPDEFKLVDMNYPKDACVKDALKTAGTPFSTEYYGIGVAKDDPEVVTAINEALDAMMQPGPDGQSPWDEALRDAIGDEQVDRMIDRAEAPDSQYMFTPDPGNLDFLESEPTPCPPGLS
- a CDS encoding amino acid ABC transporter ATP-binding protein, yielding MIVMKNVQKHFGDLHVLRDIDLEVPAGQVVVVLGPSGSGKSTLCRTINRLEPVDSGVIEVEGRALPDEGRDLARLRADVGMVFQSFNLFAHKTILENVTLAPMKVRKKSKADANARALELLDRVGIASQKDKYPAQLSGGQQQRVAIARSLAMDPKIMLFDEPTSALDPEMVNEVLDVMVSLAKEGMTMLVVTHEMGFARKAADRVIFMADGAIVEDSDPESFFSQPESERARDFLGKILGH